The segment ccggcgagaggaaaagctactccaactgctggccgaaggcccagccccaggcagaccagcgattccaaataacccaccggtgatgctgcataaaatgaagccaaccgaagacccagaggcatttctactcacttttgaaagggtagccacggcccaaggctggacagttgatcgctgggtaacgactctggctccactcctcataggagaagctcaggcagcctaccaggctcttccagcagacgaggccatggactatcagcaactaaaggctgctattctggatcgcctaggcctcactccagagacctaccgacagcggttccggaaagtcaaatatgcaaacagaGACTGACcctgggtcgtagcccaccgcttagtagacttatgtaccaggtggatacaaccggagaagcataccaaggcagagatccttgaacagtttgtgctcgagcagttcatacagatactgcccccctcctcccgctcctgggtaaaaagacatgctgcattttccctggattcagcggtccgcttggtggaaaaatTCCTTGGCGAcaacacccaacaggatagctgggaacggtccgtgcaaacaccagttgcttccggtgatgccagaggcaggagagcagacaatcgaggggtctacaacccgccagcttgggagatccagtcaacccgatcggaagaccctttcccatctcggagggttcctggtacaaactcccgcagagacgcccgtcccgcgtccgaggccattggatcacccAAGGGAGACCGCCACCCACAGAATTCCCCAAGAACCTGGACTCCCGTCACCCCTtcggtggagaggataccaccaccaaccagaagggaggatcccatccatcagcggagaggtccaaacaccgaaccccgtcgagagcttACGCTGAcaaccgagtttgcggactccggAGATGATGAAATgaactgttcatatggcagaaccactgccacagcttctctccgaggggaccacaatccttggttagtcccagcatctctggaggggaaaatagtcaaagccatgctggactcgggatctggaaaaaccctgatcctagagggcctaattccaagcaacagactatcctatgactcttcgtggaatatcgagtgtatccatggggatacaaagagatacctgacggcgaacattctactacgtatcaaggatcaagaggctagcctgctagtgggagttgctccctggctacctgctccagttctacttggccgagactggccatacttcgaaacattgttggcccctactcctatggAGCCTAcgtctctggtaccggagaagcctggagacttgtttcctttttccccagagatttttccccgtagacatcacgtcccaaagacacggaAACAGAGACCTGGTTAAGAAAgtctgggactcttggtaacattagtcagcccaaaggactgcaggtcatggccggagatgaccagggtggggaaccgatagatacgggaattttgctagacctggatcttcctgacttctgtcagaggcagagggaagacccagctctggctagacaatatgagaaggtggtacaggtcaacaacaagataatagatgaacaaggtgtaagagtgtttccacattttgaactattgaatgacatcctatatcgtgtgaataaagTTACACAAACAgaggaggtcattcgacagatgctagtccctaaagggttgattaaaacagtgttcaccctagcccatactctcccatggggtggtcatttgggcaggtATAAGACCACGGACCTCATCTCACGgaccggttttactggccaggcatacatggtgacatcatgaaactatgtgagacatgtcctgaatgccagttaactagccaaaaaggacagaatccggctcccttggtccctctgcccttggtagccatcccattcgagagaattggggtagatctggtcggacctttagagcCCTCTgcaaagggacataaatttatactcgttgttgtagattatgccaccagatatcctgaggccttcccgctgagatcagccactgctaaacaggttgctcacaagcTGTTaaaactgttctctagggtaggacttccccaagtaatgttaactgaccagggaacaaatttcatggcaaagttaatgcaggatgtcctgaagttattggaggtaaaatccgtccggacctcagtctaccatcctcagactgatggattggtagagaggtttaaccgtactttaaaaaccatgcttaggaagtttgtggacactgaaaagcgagcttgggatgaattctccctttcctattgtttgcggtacgagaagttccccaatcatccacaggcttctccccgtttgagctcctatatggacgccaacctcggggtattctcgacctattgaaggaatcctgggaggagccctccccctccaagaatacccttcagtatgtcatagaccttagaaaccgcctagacatgataggtcggtttgctaaggaaaatctcaaatctgctcaagaacgtcaagagaggcagtacaaccaaaatgcccgcttgagggtcttccaacctggggaccaagtgatgctattactaccgacatcagagagtaaactccttgcaaagtggcagggtcctttcctagttctccgccgcaccggggaggtgaactatgagatctctcaaccagggtccaggaagggtaaacaaatctaccacgtaaacctcctgaaaccctgaaaaacgatgagatcgctgttcatccaccctcgggaaggagagacggatttgggtccacagcctccaaagggtagtacatacaatgaccatcaggatcccatgggagggcagttaacaatggaacaaaggtcagacctactagaattatgtgaccagttcccagatgttttttctgagctgccagggcagactgatttagtgtcccataggattgagacagaacctggcgtaaaagtacggtcccgtccctatagattgccagagggccgaaaagacctggtagagagggagataatagacatgttggaattgggcgtgatcgaggagtcccacagcgaatggtgtagtcctatagtgttggtccctaaaccagatgggaaggtgaggttttgcgtggatctgcgaaaggtaaatgctgtatccagattcgatgcatacccaatgcctagggtggatgaattgcttgactctcttggtaaagcagagtatatctccaccctagatttCACGAAatgatattggcagatacctctagcggaagaatccaaatgcaaaactgccttcgccacccctcttggtttataccaattcgttactatgccatttgggttacaatgggctccagccacgttccaaaggttaatggacaaggtactacgaccccataggaaaTATGCCGcgggcctacttggatgacattgtcatctatagcagacactggcagtctcatataaaaaggttaagggcagtcctaacgtccttaagagaagcagggctcactgcaaatccaaaaaaatgtgccttgggtaaatccactacaaaatacttgggctatgccgttgggggagggatagtaaggccactagctagcaaggtggccgccataaaggaagtccccaccccacagacaaagacacaggtccgctcccttttggggttagcagggtattacaggtggtttatccccaatttttcagaaatttctgcacccctaacagatctgacaaaaaagagtgccccgacccaagttgaatggtcttgggagtgccaagacgcctttgacatgctaaaaaagtgcctgtcagagggccccgctcttcggagccagattttaaagagcccttcatcatccagacggatgcctcagaggtaggactgggagcagtgctgtcccagcaatttgatggtgttgaacaccccatactgttcatcagccggaagctgttcccaagggaagtgaggtattccgtcattgagaaggagtgcctcgctgtaaaatgggcaattgaggccttgagacattatgtcaccggagtacacttcaccctggtcactgaccatgcgcccttgaagtggttaaacaccatgaaggacacaaattcaaggttgaccaggtggtacatggccctccaacccttctcttttgatattcagcatagacctggaaaggaccatggaaatgctgattttttgtcaagagaaggagtggagggttgggcttcagccgtgtgggacactagccacacacaaataggggaggtatgtgacagggtgaagtcaatccctatcagttatgcctgggagacatatgtatgagtgcttcatccagcactcataagggttaactcaggtggaagctagataatcaggatgtaagctgacacctgatagccagcaaggtataaaaggatgttgttactggcagtagctggctgcatTAGACCTGAgcacactgctatgtgagctgttagccagagggattaaccaaagtcactacttcaaccaaagtaaggattgttcatttgtttttcctgactgcttaaagtacacttatggtttggtaatggtctagccagccagcctgctagataggcctggtgtgttagtcagatctcctaatgtggagcaggttttattttggttaaagggacagtgtacccacatgttatgttttatgttgtggagaaataaagccactgaacgtttttcattatcctgacactacacgtgtggactgttccctgacctcggctacaggctgtcctgccacaacGTGCTATAGAGAAACCCAACTGGTCTAACATTTGGGTTCCAATGTGAAAATAGACGCCAACGTCGGATGTTTGCATCACCCTGTTCTTGCACCAGGACGTTGTAATGAACATGAACGGTGTTACTGCGTATTAATGCCACTTGGGCATTGCTGCAATTCAAGACAAATATATTGTGTAGTTTGTGTTTGATATTTTTCCCGTGTGGTTTTGGATTTTAGGCCTTCAATGAAAAGTTAAAAACATTATACAATAAACCATAAAGATGGTAATTAGTATGTTACCTGCATATTGCAGTTTTTGTCTCAGTTAAGGGTGTACGGAGAGAGAACACATTAAATCTGGTCACTGTCGTGACTTTTAATGAAATGCTATGCCTGGCACATGTAACTATACATATTGGCTCCCGAAAGGCCATTGTATTGTAAGGATTATCAACTAAAACACTGAATTTAGGACCTGTATATCTGCTGCTGAGATGATGAAAATGTTACCTTCATTAAGATGAACCACTAACGTGCGTGCGTGCTGTATTCCTGACCCGTCCAGCACCAAATGAGTTTGTGTATGAATAAAATGTCTGGTCTCGGAATACGTTTTCTCCATACAGACTCACCCCTTTTTCATGCTTTATTTTCAGTGCTTCTAACACTCGCATGAAGAGGGGACTGTGGTTAGAGGGTACGGAGTAAGGCACGATGACAACCCAAACGTACTTCGCTACTTAAATCCATCCCTGTGCCCCCTGAGACATGGAGAACATTACAGGAGAAAATCCAGACGGGAATTTCACTACTTGCGTCATTGACCACAGAATTCACCAGACTTTGTTCCCGGTGGTTTACGTCCTGGTGTTTGGCATTGGTCTCCCAGCCAATTGCCTGTCGCTGTACTACGGGTATTTACAGATTAAGGCCAATAATGAACTTGGCATATACCTGTGCAACCTGACGGTGGCAGACCTGCTGTACATCTTCTCCCTGCCCTTCTGGCTACAATATATGTTGCAACATGATAACTGGACGTACAATGAAACCATGTGCAAAATCTGTGGCATCCTCCTATATGAGAACATCTACATCAGCATTGGGTTCCTTTGCTGCATCTCCGTTGACCGCTACCTGGCATTAGTTCACCCTTTCAGGTTCTATCAGCTGAAGACAATGAAGACCGCTCTGCTGGTCAGCATGGTAATCTGGCTCAAGGAACTAATGACCAGCTACTTCTTATTCACACATGGGGAAGTCAGCAAAGACCCAGATAGCCACGTCGTCTGCTTTGAACACTATCCCATCAAATCCTGGGAGCACAGTATTAATTACTATCGCTTCTTTGCTGGGTTCCTTTTCCCCATCTTTTTGCTGCTGTTTTCGTACCGTTACATAATTAATGTGGTTCGAAATAGCCAAGGAACTCAGACGAAGATTAAAGTCCAGATCAAAAAGCTGGTCCTTAGCAGTGTGGTCATCGTTATGGTCTGCTTTGGGCCATACCACGTGCTGCTGGTCATACGAAGTTTGTTTGAGAAAAATTGTTTGTTTGCTGCTAGAATCTTCAATTTTTACCACTTCTCCCTCTTGCTGACCAGTCTGAACTGTGCTGCAGATCCGCTGCTGTACTGTTTTGCCAGTGAGAACACCTACAAGGACTTTGTAAGGTTGAAAGTCTGTTGCTTCACGTTCTTGCGGTGTGTAAAGGTTGAAAGGAAGGAGTCCCATGAATTAAACACTTCAGAAAAGCATGAACCTGCCCAGAACGAACCAGGTGTTCTTTATAAACCGGTCTCTAGCGCTGACTCCGATGGGAATGGAATGGAAGAATCTCCTGCATGATGGACCAGAACCGTGTGAGAGAGGAGGCTGGTGTGTAGTATTGCGGTATTAAGATCTGCAACACAAAGCTTTTCGGACCAGCTGCTGGATTACTAGGAACCATGTCTATGTTGGGCTCCAACTCAACCAATTATTGTTAAAGCCTTTGGCAGCAAGAGAACACATCCTGCGGGCAACAAAGCGCTCCCGAGAACACATCCTGCGGGCAGCAAAGCGCTCCCGAGAACACATCCTGCGGGCAGCAAAGTGCTCCCGAGACCGGCAACCGGAATAACATTACACCAATACAGAACATAAGTGTGGAAAATGTACATGTCATTTGTTACTATTTAACAAACCCAACCCAGCGCATTAACGGTCTCTCCTGcacctccattttgttttttttacagacaAACCATTAATCGTTAGAGAAGTCTCTGTGATTAACTCCTATATGTTTCCATGAAATGTTACATATCGTTTAAAGACGCTCAGAGAAAATAAGCACTTTTATTCccctaataaataaaaaaacaaatatttgcTATTAATTTAGCACTTGTTTTGCTTCAAACACATGAAAATATTGTATCTTTTATTTTACCTGCATCTGTAAGATGCAACTTCCCCAAGTATAAATATATAAGCACGTTTACATTACAAAGTGCACTGCGTCTGATGCTGAAGACAAGGACATCAGAGAGttgtaataaaatatacttttatatccGTAAGATGCTCTGCAACATGTATTTATTGGAAGGAAGCAATTAGATTTAGGTAGGAATCAATGTTTTTGTGCAGAAAAAATATTTTCCAGAACACGGTAATGTTTATTTGCCAGGAAAATGCTGCTATTGTTACACTAATTAACATTGTGgtcacaaacacacatccacctGCTTTTAGGATTTTTTAAGAGGCCGCTGGAAGCATTAGAAATAAACATCCTTTAATTATTTGTGCTGGATAGGCCAGATATAGGATTGCAGAAGTGTTTATTGTAActatgattaaaaataaaaaacaaacatgacGGCTGCCAGTGAGCACACCAAACTGAGTCTCCTTAATACAGACGGGAACCCCAGAAACTGCCCCGACGCCCCAGCAAAGGCTGCAACATCGCTGCACTTTATCATCATTAAGGCCCCTAATCGTGCTATGCGTTAGTAAAAGGTTCCTATTATTACACGAAGACTTGTGCAAATGTTTCCCCTTTTTCTTTCTTGTTATCTGTGAATTTTCACAGATTGATCTGGAATTCGTGACTTCAATTTAGCAAATGTCCCAAAATTGGCAAAAATGTTAAAGTGGCAATGTTACCGACTGCCCCTGCTGTGAATTCACAATGCAAATAACTATTAAATGTGGTAAAggtttgcaaaaaaataaatttcaTCTAATTCCACCACCCGATCATGCGGAGCTCCGAGTGATAGCCGGGCAGATCCCCCTgaccggaggcagggtaggggactCGGCTACACTTATGATCGGGAGACAGAAACGGGCAAACTGAAAGATGTCAAGCATGGTGTACACATGGCCTGATGCCCagagagaggtaactctcaatgtattacttcctggtaaaacatcttATAAATAAAGGATGTGTTACAATCCTTCACAATGTATAGGAGAAGAGACCGCAGCATGTGTGAGAGGTAGTGTCCCTGACACGCTTTTATTCAGATTCCAGAATAATGTGAACAAGTTTCTAAGAGAACAAGAGTCAGTTTCTACAGAACGCGCGATTCAATAAATCCAAAATACTGCTCCCTTACAATCTGACACATTTCCCTGAATGTAACAGAATAAGTTTAATATTCCAACTATATGTGCATATCAATAAATATCTGCaaaatattacaaaatgattCTAAAAGGGATACATTATGCATACAGAATTTGTGCTGAATACTCTGTGTGCATCGGAAAACAGACTTCGTAATCTATAAAAATTGTAGCAATATTCTCTCTGTtataaatgcattaaaaaaacacaactgGATAATGTGTGCTAATAGGTTGTTCTTTATTCAGTGATTGTAAAAACATGTATCACAACTTGTGAAGTGCACAGGGATTGAGAGCGCACAAATAAGGCGTCTGTGACAGTTACAATGTGACATCCCGTAGTTTCTGAATCATATCGGTATGAGTGTTATAGAAAGCAAGTCCATCTACTTCCATGGCGAGATTACCAGTCTTCCCACTCCGGACTCCGTGACTGACGAGTATGTTTAACAGCTTCTCTTCCTgcgcaataaaacacacacacacagtgtcaattAATTCAACAAGTTACCAGGGATTTCCCCAAATGTCTTGATGCAAAGATGAAGATGTGGGCCACACTGGGCCACACTGGGTCACAGTGCAGATTACTTGCGCTGTAAATATCTCTTACTGTTGTGTAAATGTTAAGCGTTTAAGTTTGTAAATGACAGGGGCCCTTCTTCCGTATGGTGTGAACccgcttccctgtgctggagaaccTTTCAGTCCCATCTATTTGAATagtgctgatctcttctccagctCCGGGAAGGGGCTgcccagcatattgaataagggcccaCACAAGAATAGGGGCTGAAAAGCCGAAATAACAGACTATGGATATCCTTCTTTAGTAATACAAACATAGGGTTTGGCAAACATGGAAAACCCTTCAAACAGAATAACATCTATATACTGGCGGCATTGGTCTCTGTGTGTACAAGGCCAGGTGAGCAGTGTGTATAGAATTATACTATGGTTAACCGTATAATATCACTGAATAATATAACGTTTATGGTCCTTTTTAATGCTGGCACCACCCCAATTTGTGCATTACGGCCCCTCAGTTTGGTTAAGATGGGACTGAAGGGTTCACAAGTAAGATTCTTTATTTGACTTACTAAAACACTACATATAATTATGTCTCAttgcctaaggcctcggtcccgctgcgctcgttggcgcgggcggcgggtcgcgagttccccaccagcaggggaatcctcgcgagccggtcccggtccccactggctgcacagctgactacacgctgtagcgcgtcagccgctggagacaccacagaatggtgtttcctagcgttgacgcgtgacg is part of the Ascaphus truei isolate aAscTru1 chromosome 9, aAscTru1.hap1, whole genome shotgun sequence genome and harbors:
- the GPR68 gene encoding G-protein coupled receptor 68; translated protein: MENITGENPDGNFTTCVIDHRIHQTLFPVVYVLVFGIGLPANCLSLYYGYLQIKANNELGIYLCNLTVADLLYIFSLPFWLQYMLQHDNWTYNETMCKICGILLYENIYISIGFLCCISVDRYLALVHPFRFYQLKTMKTALLVSMVIWLKELMTSYFLFTHGEVSKDPDSHVVCFEHYPIKSWEHSINYYRFFAGFLFPIFLLLFSYRYIINVVRNSQGTQTKIKVQIKKLVLSSVVIVMVCFGPYHVLLVIRSLFEKNCLFAARIFNFYHFSLLLTSLNCAADPLLYCFASENTYKDFVRLKVCCFTFLRCVKVERKESHELNTSEKHEPAQNEPGVLYKPVSSADSDGNGMEESPA